TCTCTTTTCGAAACTAATTTTTTTGATTTACATAAATTGAATGAAGAAAACTCTCTTATACATTTTTTTGGTTGTTGCAGTGCTTGGTTCGAGCGGTTATTATTATTTTAACAATTCCAAAACAGAAGAAGTACAATACCGAACAGAAAAAATTACACGCGGCGATATTGTTGTTCGCGTGCGAGCAACTGGAACAATCAACCCGAAACGCAACGTTCAAGTAGGAAGTCAAGTTTCAGGAACGATTTTAAAGTTGTTTGCGGATTTTAATTCAGTAGTACACGCAGGACAAGTTGTTGCAATTATTGATTCAACGTTTCTTTTTGCATCAGTAAAAGAATCGGAGGCGAATCTTGAGCGCGTACAGGCGCAAGTGAACGAAGCGCAAAGAAATTTAAACAGAATAAAAGGATTGTTTGAAAAAGGTTTGGTTTCACAAGCGGAAAATGATAAGGCGCAAACGGATTTAGAAACTGCGAATGCACAACGGAAGCAATCGCACGCATCACTTGAACGAGCAAAAGTAAATTTGCGGTATGCGGTAATTCGCTCGCCGATAGATGGCATTGTAATTTCGCGGGACGTGGATGTTGGACAAACAGTAGCAGCAAGTTTTCAAGCCCCGAAACTTTTTGTTGTTGCAAACGATTTACAAACAATGCAAGTGGAAGCAAATGTTGATGAAGCGGATATTGGTCAAGTAAAAGAAGGTCAGGAAGTAACGTTTACTGTTGATGCATATCCTGAAGAAGAATTTAAAGGAACAGTAACACAAGTACGCATCGCTCCAATTCAAGTGCAAAACGTTGTTACGTACACCGTAATAATAGAAGTTCCAAATGATGAGATGAAATTGCGTCCCGGAATGACTGCGACGGTTTCTATTTTAGTCAATAAAAGAGAAAACGTATTACGCATTCCAGCGCTTGCATTGCGATTTCAACCGCCGATGGATGTACTCGAAAAAATTTCTTCACAGAAAGATTCTTCTTCTTCGATGAGTAATGTTGACTCGGAAAAGAGGAGTGATGGAGTTGTGGAGAAATGGAGTAGTAGTGATTCATCAATGAAAAATAAAAATGGAGAAAATGGCGAACGAAGAATGCGACGCGGCGATGGTGAATGGAAAAATAGGAGAGAAGGAGAACAACGTGGAGAACGTAGAGAATTTTCCAACGAACAAATGCAACAATGGAAAGAGCGTCGAGAAGGAGCGAAAGGAATGGACAAAATGAAAATGTCCAAACGAAATTTTGCGCGCGTGTGGATGTTAGTGAATGGAAAAGATTTGAAACAAGTTCGCATTCGTACGGGAATTACGGATAATCGCTTCATTGAAATTTTTTCTGAAGACTTAAAAGAAGGCGATGAAGTGATTGTGGGAATGAATGGCAACGAAATGAGTTCGATGCAAGGAATGCAAAATCAAAATCCATTTGCTCCACGAATGCCGGGAGGCGGAGGTGGAGGAGGCGGTGGAATGAGAAGAGGATTTTAAAATTTACAATTGCTAATTTCCAATTTAGAATTTGTACATCGTAAACTGAAAATCGTAAACCGTAATTTGTAATTCGTAAATAATAACTATGCGCTTTTTTGAAATTCTTCGTATCGCATTTGATGCTTTGTTGCGAAATAAAATGCGTTCGCTTCTTACAATGCTTGGAATCATTATCGGCGTTGGTGCTGTGATTGCTATGGTTGCGATAGGACAAGGAGCGCAAACATCTGTCGAAGCGCAAATCAATTCGCTCGGAACAAACGTGATTCTCATTTTTCCCGGCAACACAACGCGTGGTGGAGTTTCTTCCGGCGCTGGTTCAAACACGACATTGACGGAAGACGATGCAAAAGCGATTAAAGAACAATGTCCCGCAGTTTCGTTGATGAGTCCGTTGTTGCGCAGCGGTGGACAAATTGTTTCGGGAAATTTGAATTGGAGTAGTTCGATGCAAGGAGGAACGGTAGATTATTTTTCCATTCGCGATTGGCGTTTGGATTTGGGAGAATTTTTTAGCGAGCAGGATGTTCGTGCAGCGACAAAAGTTTGTTTGCTTGGACAAACTGTTGTTCAACAACTTTTTGAAAGCGCAAACCCGATT
The Ignavibacteria bacterium genome window above contains:
- a CDS encoding efflux RND transporter periplasmic adaptor subunit, yielding MKKTLLYIFLVVAVLGSSGYYYFNNSKTEEVQYRTEKITRGDIVVRVRATGTINPKRNVQVGSQVSGTILKLFADFNSVVHAGQVVAIIDSTFLFASVKESEANLERVQAQVNEAQRNLNRIKGLFEKGLVSQAENDKAQTDLETANAQRKQSHASLERAKVNLRYAVIRSPIDGIVISRDVDVGQTVAASFQAPKLFVVANDLQTMQVEANVDEADIGQVKEGQEVTFTVDAYPEEEFKGTVTQVRIAPIQVQNVVTYTVIIEVPNDEMKLRPGMTATVSILVNKRENVLRIPALALRFQPPMDVLEKISSQKDSSSSMSNVDSEKRSDGVVEKWSSSDSSMKNKNGENGERRMRRGDGEWKNRREGEQRGERREFSNEQMQQWKERREGAKGMDKMKMSKRNFARVWMLVNGKDLKQVRIRTGITDNRFIEIFSEDLKEGDEVIVGMNGNEMSSMQGMQNQNPFAPRMPGGGGGGGGGMRRGF